In the Desulfosporosinus acidiphilus SJ4 genome, AAGGTGACGTTTTAATGGACCTAAAAAAACGGATGATTTTAGCCAACGCTTCAACAGTCATCATTCCAATGGTGATTACTGTTTTCATTGCCGTGGCTTTTCTTTTTATTTACTGCAAAATGTCCGGCAATGATTTATCATTTAAAGATTATCAACGTTTGTCACAGATTAAGTTAGAACTTCTAAATACCGAAACAGGTATTCTGCAGCGAAGCCCTGAAGTTGTTGAAGAAGATGAGTTTCAAAAACATCTCCAAGAACGGCTTGCCGAAATTCAGGGAGAGCTTGTGATTATTAAAGATGGAAAGATGATCTTTTCTTCCATCAATCTTAGTAAAATCGACCTGGAGAAATCCTTGGATGCCGGGAATATGGGGAGAAATGAACCCATTGTTATCGGGGACATGACTTATTCCGTTCAATCCGTAGGCCTTCAGTTCAAGGATGGTACGAAGGGCAGGGTGTTGTTATTAGCGCCCTTAGATCAAGCGGCGACAAACCTTACTAGATTTATAATTATAATTGGAGTGACGTTTGTTCTCCTCTTTATGTTGACTAATATTCTTGTATCCTATCATTTTTCACGCAGAATTCTTAAACCACTTCGTAACTTGCAAAGTGCCGCAGCGGAAATTAGCCGGGGAAATCTCGATCAGGCAATCGTTGAAGAAGGGGATCAAGAAATTCAGGCCTTATGCCGCGATCTTGAACTCATGCGCTTAAAACTCAAGGATTCCGTTTATTCTCAACTGAAGTATGAGGATAACCGGAAAATGATAATTTCGAGTATCTCCCATGATTTAAAAACCCCTGTAACCTCGATCAAGGGATATGTTGAAGGAATCTTAGACGGTATTGCCAATACTCCCGAGAAAATGGAACGTTATCTCAAAACTATCTCTTTGAAAGCTCATCAAGTTGATCAAATGATTGATGATTTACTTCTGTATGCAAAACTGGATTTAAATCAGATTCCCTTTGATTTTGAAAAAACAGATATTGGGGAGTACCTTAAACTCTGCCTGCTCGAAAGTGAGCCGGAATTAGAAAGCAGTCATATCAAGGTTTCTTTACATATTGATCTGCCTCAGAAGCAATTTGTGTCCCTGGATCGTGCCAGAATGAAGAGAGTCATCGTAAATATTCTCGATAATTCCCGTAAATATATGAACAAAGAGCAGGGTGAAATTAAAATTCTTCTCCGAGACACCTTCACCAGCCTTATTATTGAACTGCGTGATAACGGTTCGGGTGTCAGTGAAGGGGATTTGCCTCATATTTTTGATCGATTCTATAGATCGGATAAGGCTCGAAGTAAAGGAAGCGGTCTGGGATTGGCGATCGCCAAGCAAATTGTTGAAGGGCATAAGGGGAGAATTTGGGCTGTCAGCCATGGGGAGGAGGGAACGAGTATTATGATTTCTCTTAGTAAATCATAATACTAAACGTGAATCATGAAGAAAAAGATTTTAATCATTGAAGATGATTTAAGCATTGCGGAATTACAAAAGGACTATCTTGAAGTTGCCGACTTCGATGTTATGGTATGTGGGAATGGCTCAGCGGGCTTAAGCCTCCTTCAGGAAGAGGAGATAGATCTGCTGATCTTGGATATCATGCTGCCAGGAATGGATGGATTAGAAATCCTCAAGGTCATGAAAGAGAATAAAGCTATTCCTGTTCTTTTAGTTTCTGCCAAAAAAGAAGAAATTGATAAGATTAAAGGGTTCAGCCTGGGCGCCGATGATTATATCACCAAACCTTTTAGTCCCGGCGAATTAGTCGCCAGAGTTAAAGCTCATCTGGAGAATTATGAACGGCTGAAACTTAGGTTCCGGGAAACCATAACTAAAGGAAATACGCTGACGATTCGCGGACTGGAAATAGACAAGGAATCTCACAGAGTTTTTGTGCTCGGGCAGGAGGTAAGCTTGGCTCAGAAGGAGTTTAGTTTACTTTTATATCTAGCCCAAAATCCTAATCATGTGTTCGGACGGGAAGAGTTATTTGAACGTGTTTGGGGACTAGAAGCCATGGGAGATTCATCAACAGTAACAGTCCATATTGCAAGAGTGAGGGAGAAAATCGAAAGTGATCCTTCGAATCCCCAATACATCGAAACCGTTTGGGGCGCCGGCTATCGCTTCCGAGTTTAAGTGAACATTGGGGACGGTCCTTTTGACACTCGATCATAAATTGTTGGCAAAATGAACATTAGGGACCGTCCCTTTGACACATTCCTTTGATACACTAAATAAAAAGCTTAACTTTGGTTGTGGATTTTCTTCTAAGCAATCGTTGGTCAAGACGATAAGCGGACGAGCTTATCGCCACACTGCGACTCATTACGCAAACTCCTGCTGTGTTGATTGGCCGAGTGTCTGTGAAGCCGGTTTTCTTTACATAGTTCTTGAGAATATGTGAATACTATCGAACAGGCGAGTGAGCCGAGAAGTCTACGCAGAAAGGTGGTTTCCCATGATCAGCCAAAAAGAACAGATGCTGCTTCAAGACCAAAAAAGCCATGAAGAAATGTGTGTTCAAAAATACACCAAATATGCCAATGAGGCTCAAGATCAACAATTAAAACAATTATTTAACGATCATGCCTCTCATGAAAAACAGCATTTCAACACTTTGAATCAAATTCTGAATGGGCAAACGCCGACTATAAGCGGGCAAGGGCAGGGCCAACAAACGGGAGGACAGAATCAAACGGCACAGACAAAGCCTGCAGGACAATCCGTAAATCAAAATGATGTTGCTTTAACTAAAGATATGCTTGTGACTGAAAAGTACATTTCTGGAACCTATGATACGGTCATTTTTGAATGTCAGGATCATAGTGTTCGTCAAGCCCTAAATCATATTCAAAAAGAAGAACAGCAGCATGGTGAGGATCTATTCAATTACCTCAGCAGCAGGGGCGCCTACCCTGTTCAGTAACCTATTTAAGCAGCAAAAATTAAGATATTAAGATATCCGAGACAAATAAAGATTTGTAAAGGGTTTAAATTAAATTGGTGTTCCACAGCCTTCTGATAGATTGTAATTAAAATAAGCTATCAGAGGGCTTTTTAGATTCTGAAAAGTTACGATTGAATGTATTGACATGCCCTGCTCCGGTGAGTTATTGACATATGCGCGAAATTGGGTATAATTAGATTAATAAAGAACATATGTCAATAACATGAAAGGAGAAGATTTAGAAGAATGCTATCGGGGCATGTCATAATTAAGGAGGCATAGTTTTGTGAAAGTTACTGCTTACCCTGGCAAGGTGATTTCATAACAGGTAAAATAAGATATACAAAACGGAAAGTATCAGGAGGACGCTCCTGTTACCTACGTCACAAGCAGAGGAGATCGAATTATGCCAAGACCAAGAAAATGGAGAAAAGTGTGTTGCTTGCCGGAAAGCAACCAATTTGGGCCGCTGGATGCTCCGATTAATCAAGATCATTTTGTGACTATGACTGTTGATGAGTACGAAACAATACGACTAATTGATTTGGAAGGGTTTACTCAGGAAGAGTCAGCCGACCAAATGAAAATTGCACGTACAACGGTACAGCGTATTTATAATGATGCGCGAAGAAAGCTTGCAGAGTCTTTAGTCAGAGGTAAAATGTTAAGGATTGAAGGCGGAGACTATAAGCTTTGTGATGGACTTGAGCCTTACTGCGGCTGTGGCGGTTGTCAAAGACATCGATGTGAGAAGAATTGCCAGGAAACTAATAGAAACTAGATAGAAACTAGATAGAAACTAGATAGAAACTAATAGAGGCTGATAGAAGCTAAAGATTTCTCTAAAACATGATAAACTACAAATTACTCTTAATGATTCTTAGTCCTAACGACCTTAAGTGTCAGTAGTTTTACATGTATTCTATAATTATTATCTATTAACAGACATTTTAAACTAGGGAGGATTCATAATGAAAATTGCAATTCCAGTCAATGACAAGTCTATGGAGGCAGGTGTGTGCGACAATTTTGGCAGGACACCCTATTATCTCATTTATGATACTGAGTCAAAGGAAAGTGCATTTATCGATAATAGTGCTATCGCAAGTCAAGGAGGTGCGGGCATTAAGGCTGCCCAAATTATTGTCGATAACAAGGTAGATGCCTTGCTTACACCAAGATGCGGTGAAAACGCGGCCGAAATTATTAAAGCAGCTAATATCAAACTCCTTAAAACGATTAACGACTCAATTAAAGACAATCTCAATGCTCTAAATGACGGAAAGCTGGCTGTATTGGCAGAAATTCATGCCGGATTTCATGGCCAGGGAGGACACTAAAATGAAGGCAGCTGTGCTCAGCGGTAAGGGCGGCACAGGTAAAACGCTGGTATCCGTAAATTTGGCAGCTTCGGCAATGGATTCCGTTTATATTGATTGTGATGTAGAAGAGCCCAATGGGCATCTTTTTTTTAAGCCCCAAGAGATTAGAACTGAAAAAATTACAATTAAAATCCCTATTGTTGATCAGAAGCTTTGTGACGGTTGTCGTCGATGTATAGATTTTTGTAGGTTCAATGCTTTAGCCTATATCAAGAATCAATTGCTTATTTTCGATGAGGTTTGTCATTCTTGCGGGGGATGCGTACTGTTTTGCCCTGAGAAAGCGTTATCCGAGAAGGAAAGCGTTATTGGTGAGGTTCAAAGAGGCCTATCCGAAAATGTTAAAGTTATTACAGGAATATTAGAAACCGGGAAAGAATCAGGTATCCCGATTATAAAAGTGCTGTTAAAGGATATTTGTAGTGATCAGAAATTTACAGTGATTGATTGTCCCCCTGGAAGTGCCTGTACAGTTATGGAAAGCATCAAAGATGCAGACTATTGTTTGTTGGTGGCAGAACCAACGTTGTTTGGAGTCCATAATCTCAATATGGTTTATGAACTGGTAAAGTTATTTAATAAACCTCATGGTGTTGTTCTGAACAAGTGTCAGGAAGGAGCTAATCCGGCAGAAGAATTCTGCTTGGAAAGAGGCATTGATATTATAGGAAGGATACCCTTTGAAAACGAATTGGGAACCCTAAATGCCGAAGGGTTGATTTTAGTCAGAGAGAAAGAAAAGTATCGGCAAATGTTCTCTTCCCTGCTTCAAAATGTGGCTAAGGGGGTACAACATGAAGCAATTACTAATTCTTAGCGGCAAAGGCGGCACCGGTAAAACAACAGTTGCCAGTGCTTTTATAAAGTTAGCCGAAGCCAAGGCTTTTGCTGATTGTGACGTGGATGCCCCCAACTTGCACTTGATTTTAAATCAGTCATCAGAACCCAGACGAGGTAACTTTTATGGGATGTCCAAGGCAGTGATTGATCCGGAATTATGTGTGCAATGTGATTTGTGCCGACAACATTGCCGCTTCGAGGCAATTCAGGAGCGTATTCCTTATATCGTTGACACGTTAGCCTGTGAAGGCTGCGGTGTTTGTGAGACTATCTGCCCTGAAAAAGCCATATCTTTTCAGCCTGCCGTCGCAGGAGAACTTATGCTCTACACCGATAAAAAAGTATTTTCCACGGCTCAGCTTAAAATGGGAAGCGGTAACTCTGGGATGTTGGTCACTGAGGTTAAAAGAAATATGAAGTATGCGGCTGTCAATGCTGATCTGGCTATCATCGACGGTTCGCCGGGGATCGGATGTCCGGTAATTGCTTCACTGAGCGGTGTTGATATGGTACTGATCGTAGCGGAACCCTCTATCTCAGGTATTAGCGATCTGGAAAGAATTATTAAGACTTCTGAGCAATTTCAAACGAGGGTCGTTATTTGTATTAATAAATATGACATAAGCCCCGCCAATACAGAAAGAATAGAGTCCTACTGTCAAAGAAATAAACTTCCTGTTACCGGAAAAATACCCTTTGATCCAGACGCTGTTAAAGCAATCAATAGAGGGCAGAGCATTATTGAGCTGGATTGTGCTTCAGGGCGTGCTGTGAGAGAGGTTTTTACTCAGACAATGAACTTGCTGTAAACGGAGATCATAAAATATTGTCGGCGCATTATTTAACATGCAACGCAAAGAAATAATGGAGCATCATGTAATTTGCAGCCAGAAAACTACATAAAAAGCCTTCTGGATATAAAAACCTGCTCCAGAAGGCTTTGAATTAACTGACCGGTGATGATCGACAAACTACTATTCTAAAAACTCCATAAACGGTTTTTTCATACTTACTAGAGCATTGACCATAAGTTCCACTAAACCACCATATTGAACATTAAACTTCTCTGTGGCTTCGTAGAATTCCAGAATATCTCGAATGGCTCCTTTACAGTTAGAACAAGGAGCACAAACATATTTGGGAATAGAGGGGTTTTCTATGGTGTCCTGAAAGGCTCCAAGGATCTGATTAAACTTCTTGCGGGAACTGACTTTATTTCTCCATTCACTAAAGTTGACGGAATTTGTGATAGCAAACCCGCTGCCCCCGCCACAACAATAATTGTCCACCCCGTGAGGTGTCATTTCTCTAAACAGAGGGCTTATTTCCCTCAAGACATTGCGCTGTGGTTCAACGATTCCCATGCCGCGTACATAATTACAGGGATCGTGAAGAGTTACTGGAAAATTATTTCTTTGAGGGATTAGCTTTAGACGTTTGTCTTTAACCATTTCCCAAAGCAAAGGCAGGCAGCTTTCAACCGGAATTTTGTTATCACCATAAGTCATGCGATCGCCCACAATCATTGAAGCTTTATGGGCATGGCCGCATTCTCCCATAACAATTCGCTTGACTCCTAGCCCTTTAGCAACGTTCATTTGCATTAAAGCGATCTTCTTGGCTTGAAAATCATCATACCAAATGCCATAGTTTACATTGTCATAGCCTGCTATTTCACTGCTCAGTGTCCAGTCTAACCCGGCTTCTTCGAAAAGAATGGCAAAAGCAATAGGGTTTTCGGGCCAAGCCATAAATTCGCCGGCATTATGGATGAGCAGAATATCGGCACCTTTTTTGTCAATTGGGAATTTGATTTTTAAACCATATTTTTCTTCGATGTCCTCTTCAAGAAATTCGATGGTATCCAGAAAAGCAGGTTTGGTAATTCCTGTGGATGAACCTGTATTGAGCTGCAAAACAGTACCTTTTGTATGGAGAGGAAGGGGGGCAATACCCATTTCCTGGCTGAAGATCTTACGTATCTCTTTGGTAAGAATAGCATTATCTAATCCCAAAGGACAGGTTTGAGCACAACGGCGGCAAAGATTACAGCGATAAGCTAATTCTCCGAGCCGGGCAATAGTTTCCCAGTTCACCTCAATATCTGCGCCGACAAAACTGCCTAACAGCTTCCCGCTTTTGGTAAAATACTTCTTGACGATTTTCCGCAGAACCTCAGACCGGAAAATTGGCCGGTATAGTTCATTTTTCCCCGATGCTTCATAGATATGGCAGGCGGAAGAACAGGTATCACACTTGGCACAATATTCGAAGGACAATAAGAATGGCTGAAGTGCTCCATTATTGGCATCTGAAAAACTTTTTTCTAAGCCGCTGAGGAACATCTGAACGAATTTGTCCTCTTCTTCTTTAGTTTTCGGACGAGTTAAAGTATCAATACCTACATAGCCATCCAAAGAAGTGCAGAATTTTTCTCTCCAGGCAGGTTTAGGGTCTGTTAAAGGAGGTTCCATTCCCGCTTTATCATAGGGCGGCAGTAAAGGCATGAGCTCTCTGTTTTTAACTCTAACCAGCTGTTCATCCGGTTTTCCCAGATCCTTCGGGCGTAACTCTTTGTGATCTATCATACTCAACTCTCCTCTTCCACAAAGTAAACATCCCAAATAGTCTTATCTGAATGCTCACTGCTGTCTTTTAAAAAAAGAGAAAAGAACTATGTATCATGTATCTGAATTGTGAAAGAATTAATAAATATACAAGGCAACTATAAAACCTAGAATCGTCCCTTTTATTTTAGACATATGTTTTTTAGCCTTATTATACTATATATTGAACATATGTCAATTAGTCTCTCCTTCTCTTTTACTCCACTCTTCATAGTCAACTTTTTTATCTTGTCTAACACTATTAGTAATGACTAGCCCATTAAAGGAGAGTCCCCAGAATAATCAACTCTAGGGATTCTCCCTTAATGGGTTAAGTAACGATGATCAACTGTTTCGGGTATTTTTTCCAGCCAGCCGTTTTTAATTAATAAATCTGCTCCATCCTTAGCCATTCCGAGGATGTCAGCCATTAGTTTGATATAAGTGGTAACAACATCTTTTCTCATGATTCTCGATAAACCTGTACCGTAAGCTGTAAGAATATAAGAAATGGTACTTGTCATATGAAACAACATTAAACGGTCGCTGAATGGAGGTTTTTGGGAGTCAGTAATCCGATAGTCTATTATTTCCGGCCCGGGTATGCCATCTTTCTCTAGGATTGAACGGAGCACATGAATATGTTTTTCAGCGAGTTTTGCACCGGCATTAAAGAATTTTCGGATTTCGTCCGAGGTTACGACTTGGGCAAAACCTAATTTTAAGGCTTTAATTAGTACTTTGAATTCTAAGATTGCTAAGATATTGCTAATTTCTAAGGCATTTAGGGTTCTGCCGTTACCAAAAACAGACCCAAAATAGTCCTTATCATGAATGAAATCCACTTTTTTAGGGACAGCTATAGGGGGTGTCTTAGGATAAACTCCTTTTGCTAAAAGAACATCATCTGCTTTTCGAATGATATCTCTTGAACCATCAATAAATTCGTAGAATAGTTGTCGAATATCAGATCGTGTTGATTCGGTATAAGCCAAATAGTGATTTTGAAAAATATATTTGGTCATAATTCTTGTGTACAATATCCAAAATGTTTCATCAAACAATTTTGGTGCAGGTGATATATCTTTTTCGCCAAATGCCGCTGGTATAGGATGTTGTATTGATTTGAATATGTTTTCAATCGATGTGATATTTTTACTGGATAGATCTAAAGCGGATTGAATTACATTATGGTAATCGGAATCCTTTGTCATCTCAACAATATGTTTTTGAAAGCAACAGGCCATACTTTCAGCCATATAAGTTGACCAAAGATGATTAATTTCGGCAACAGTAGGTGGGATATCAACTATGTTATGTTGAATGGCTTCAATGGGAACCTGTCCTGAAATAGTAGAACTTGAGTGTTCTAAAATGCTCATTGATTCTCCCTCTCAATAAATAGTATTTGTCCTCATAGTTAGTATGTAAAAAAGTAGATTTAATATGCTGTAAACGGCAATTATTAATTCATAATAAATGAAGTGATCTAATGATGAATTCAATTGAATCATATCGAATTTCATTAAAGAACGACGGCTTGACAAATGAGTGAATCTTATTATAATTAAGTCAACTTAATAAAAAGGTGTGCCCAATGAAAATTGGAAGACTGCCGAAAACATTCAACAAATTTCCGTCTGTTGGTGTTTTCGGTTTTTTTATTCTATCGGAAAGGTCACTTTCGGTTGTATACGTTTTATTTTCTCAATTTCCGGATGGCTAAAGGAAGGGGAAGAAGATGTATTTAATGATTGATCATTATGACTCGTTTGTTTATAACCTTAAGGCGTATTTTGAAGTGTTGAACTGCTTTGTTCGAGTGATCAGCAGTGATAAAGCCACACCGCGTTGTATCGAACAAATCGAAAATCTCGAAGGGATAATCTTATCTCCCGGCCCCAAGCATCCCAAAGACTGTGAACATTCTGCCGCCATTCTTCGTTCCTTTGGCCATCGCCTTCCGATTTTGGGAGTCTGCCTTGGCCATCAGCTTATTGGGCATACATTCGGAGCCAAAGTTAGCAAAGGCTTTCGGCCAATGCACGGGAAAATTACTAGGATTAACAATTACGATACGGGTGTTTTACAGGGACTTCCGGAGACCTTTGCTGTAACCCGCTATCATTCTTTAGTCATCGCAGAGGATTCCTT is a window encoding:
- a CDS encoding sensor histidine kinase; this translates as MDLKKRMILANASTVIIPMVITVFIAVAFLFIYCKMSGNDLSFKDYQRLSQIKLELLNTETGILQRSPEVVEEDEFQKHLQERLAEIQGELVIIKDGKMIFSSINLSKIDLEKSLDAGNMGRNEPIVIGDMTYSVQSVGLQFKDGTKGRVLLLAPLDQAATNLTRFIIIIGVTFVLLFMLTNILVSYHFSRRILKPLRNLQSAAAEISRGNLDQAIVEEGDQEIQALCRDLELMRLKLKDSVYSQLKYEDNRKMIISSISHDLKTPVTSIKGYVEGILDGIANTPEKMERYLKTISLKAHQVDQMIDDLLLYAKLDLNQIPFDFEKTDIGEYLKLCLLESEPELESSHIKVSLHIDLPQKQFVSLDRARMKRVIVNILDNSRKYMNKEQGEIKILLRDTFTSLIIELRDNGSGVSEGDLPHIFDRFYRSDKARSKGSGLGLAIAKQIVEGHKGRIWAVSHGEEGTSIMISLSKS
- a CDS encoding response regulator transcription factor, whose translation is MKKKILIIEDDLSIAELQKDYLEVADFDVMVCGNGSAGLSLLQEEEIDLLILDIMLPGMDGLEILKVMKENKAIPVLLVSAKKEEIDKIKGFSLGADDYITKPFSPGELVARVKAHLENYERLKLRFRETITKGNTLTIRGLEIDKESHRVFVLGQEVSLAQKEFSLLLYLAQNPNHVFGREELFERVWGLEAMGDSSTVTVHIARVREKIESDPSNPQYIETVWGAGYRFRV
- a CDS encoding DUF892 family protein, with translation MISQKEQMLLQDQKSHEEMCVQKYTKYANEAQDQQLKQLFNDHASHEKQHFNTLNQILNGQTPTISGQGQGQQTGGQNQTAQTKPAGQSVNQNDVALTKDMLVTEKYISGTYDTVIFECQDHSVRQALNHIQKEEQQHGEDLFNYLSSRGAYPVQ
- a CDS encoding DUF134 domain-containing protein — translated: MPRPRKWRKVCCLPESNQFGPLDAPINQDHFVTMTVDEYETIRLIDLEGFTQEESADQMKIARTTVQRIYNDARRKLAESLVRGKMLRIEGGDYKLCDGLEPYCGCGGCQRHRCEKNCQETNRN
- a CDS encoding NifB/NifX family molybdenum-iron cluster-binding protein — encoded protein: MKIAIPVNDKSMEAGVCDNFGRTPYYLIYDTESKESAFIDNSAIASQGGAGIKAAQIIVDNKVDALLTPRCGENAAEIIKAANIKLLKTINDSIKDNLNALNDGKLAVLAEIHAGFHGQGGH
- a CDS encoding 4Fe-4S binding protein; the encoded protein is MKAAVLSGKGGTGKTLVSVNLAASAMDSVYIDCDVEEPNGHLFFKPQEIRTEKITIKIPIVDQKLCDGCRRCIDFCRFNALAYIKNQLLIFDEVCHSCGGCVLFCPEKALSEKESVIGEVQRGLSENVKVITGILETGKESGIPIIKVLLKDICSDQKFTVIDCPPGSACTVMESIKDADYCLLVAEPTLFGVHNLNMVYELVKLFNKPHGVVLNKCQEGANPAEEFCLERGIDIIGRIPFENELGTLNAEGLILVREKEKYRQMFSSLLQNVAKGVQHEAITNS
- a CDS encoding ATP-binding protein; the encoded protein is MKQLLILSGKGGTGKTTVASAFIKLAEAKAFADCDVDAPNLHLILNQSSEPRRGNFYGMSKAVIDPELCVQCDLCRQHCRFEAIQERIPYIVDTLACEGCGVCETICPEKAISFQPAVAGELMLYTDKKVFSTAQLKMGSGNSGMLVTEVKRNMKYAAVNADLAIIDGSPGIGCPVIASLSGVDMVLIVAEPSISGISDLERIIKTSEQFQTRVVICINKYDISPANTERIESYCQRNKLPVTGKIPFDPDAVKAINRGQSIIELDCASGRAVREVFTQTMNLL
- a CDS encoding (Fe-S)-binding protein; its protein translation is MIDHKELRPKDLGKPDEQLVRVKNRELMPLLPPYDKAGMEPPLTDPKPAWREKFCTSLDGYVGIDTLTRPKTKEEEDKFVQMFLSGLEKSFSDANNGALQPFLLSFEYCAKCDTCSSACHIYEASGKNELYRPIFRSEVLRKIVKKYFTKSGKLLGSFVGADIEVNWETIARLGELAYRCNLCRRCAQTCPLGLDNAILTKEIRKIFSQEMGIAPLPLHTKGTVLQLNTGSSTGITKPAFLDTIEFLEEDIEEKYGLKIKFPIDKKGADILLIHNAGEFMAWPENPIAFAILFEEAGLDWTLSSEIAGYDNVNYGIWYDDFQAKKIALMQMNVAKGLGVKRIVMGECGHAHKASMIVGDRMTYGDNKIPVESCLPLLWEMVKDKRLKLIPQRNNFPVTLHDPCNYVRGMGIVEPQRNVLREISPLFREMTPHGVDNYCCGGGSGFAITNSVNFSEWRNKVSSRKKFNQILGAFQDTIENPSIPKYVCAPCSNCKGAIRDILEFYEATEKFNVQYGGLVELMVNALVSMKKPFMEFLE
- a CDS encoding DUF3231 family protein translates to MSILEHSSSTISGQVPIEAIQHNIVDIPPTVAEINHLWSTYMAESMACCFQKHIVEMTKDSDYHNVIQSALDLSSKNITSIENIFKSIQHPIPAAFGEKDISPAPKLFDETFWILYTRIMTKYIFQNHYLAYTESTRSDIRQLFYEFIDGSRDIIRKADDVLLAKGVYPKTPPIAVPKKVDFIHDKDYFGSVFGNGRTLNALEISNILAILEFKVLIKALKLGFAQVVTSDEIRKFFNAGAKLAEKHIHVLRSILEKDGIPGPEIIDYRITDSQKPPFSDRLMLFHMTSTISYILTAYGTGLSRIMRKDVVTTYIKLMADILGMAKDGADLLIKNGWLEKIPETVDHRYLTH
- a CDS encoding anthranilate synthase component II, whose product is MYLMIDHYDSFVYNLKAYFEVLNCFVRVISSDKATPRCIEQIENLEGIILSPGPKHPKDCEHSAAILRSFGHRLPILGVCLGHQLIGHTFGAKVSKGFRPMHGKITRINNYDTGVLQGLPETFAVTRYHSLVIAEDSLPDCLRVDARAEDGAIMAVSHKKLPVFGVQFHPEAILSQYGYEVLRNFVNIAETRRIENG